The proteins below come from a single Pedobacter aquae genomic window:
- a CDS encoding peptidase associated/transthyretin-like domain-containing protein has product MRNILIAILCLLATATFAQKEGKPLVQFSGVIYDIDSNTVVPYVTLNNLSEKKTYSANYKGYYSFVVHEGDSIQFSSVGYKKLVLVIPKNLTERKFTAVIKMKSDNIMLPTVRVFPWASFDEFKRDFLTMKFADDDLEIAKKNLSSKSLRDLYVALPRDGTEMQSFNFQNNHIGLTNKNMVQTNPLLNPFAWGALIKQITEGNKERNKR; this is encoded by the coding sequence ATGAGGAATATCTTAATTGCCATACTTTGTCTTTTAGCTACAGCTACTTTTGCACAAAAGGAGGGGAAACCTTTGGTGCAATTTTCTGGAGTTATTTATGACATTGATAGTAATACCGTTGTCCCTTATGTAACGCTTAACAATCTCTCAGAGAAAAAAACTTATTCTGCAAATTATAAAGGCTATTACTCTTTTGTAGTACATGAAGGAGATAGCATACAGTTTTCTTCTGTTGGCTATAAAAAGCTGGTATTAGTTATACCAAAAAATCTTACCGAGAGGAAATTTACAGCCGTTATTAAAATGAAATCAGACAATATCATGCTGCCTACAGTTAGGGTATTTCCTTGGGCAAGTTTTGATGAATTTAAGCGAGATTTCTTAACCATGAAATTTGCCGATGATGATTTGGAAATAGCTAAGAAAAATTTATCAAGCAAAAGTTTAAGAGATTTATACGTTGCTTTACCTAGGGATGGTACAGAGATGCAGTCTTTCAATTTTCAGAACAACCACATTGGTTTAACCAATAAAAATATGGTTCAAACCAATCCTTTATTAAATCCATTTGCATGGGGAGCGCTTATTAAACAAATTACAGAAGGTAATAAAGAGAGAAACAAAAGATAA
- a CDS encoding NifU family protein: MDPKENLRNEVEAALDTIRPYLEADGGNVSVEEITDDNIVKLKLLGSCGSCPMSIMTLKAGIEQAVKKAVPSITAVEAINLTAIDDPSAVLPANLQ; this comes from the coding sequence ATGGACCCGAAAGAGAATTTAAGGAACGAAGTAGAAGCAGCATTAGATACCATAAGACCGTATCTTGAAGCCGATGGTGGGAATGTATCCGTAGAAGAAATTACAGATGATAATATCGTTAAATTAAAACTATTGGGTTCTTGTGGTTCTTGCCCAATGAGTATCATGACGTTAAAGGCCGGTATAGAGCAAGCTGTTAAAAAAGCTGTTCCATCTATCACTGCTGTTGAGGCTATTAACTTAACCGCTATAGATGATCCTTCGGCCGTATTACCAGCAAACCTTCAATAA
- a CDS encoding Mrp/NBP35 family ATP-binding protein, with product MFTREQVLDALRNVEDPDLKKDLVTLNMIENLVIDGHNISFSVVLTTPACPMKDMLENACRNAIKHFVSQDAVLNIHMTSRVTTPKTQFSAQIKNIIAVSSGKGGVGKSTVAANLAIGLSLTGAKVGLIDADIYGPSVPIMFGLEDAKPNVSEVNGKTSIEPIEKYGIKLLSIGFFTDPGQPVPWRGPMASTAVKQLFNDADWGELDYLIVDLPPGTGDIHITITQTFPIAGAVIVTTPQQVAVADATKGIGMFMMNSINVPILGVVENMSYFTPAELPNNKYYVFGKDGGKKMAEKYNVPFLGELPLVQSVSEAGDSGEPIILADKGLVAKAYIELAQKVAQQLAIKNDMAKA from the coding sequence ATGTTTACTAGAGAACAAGTATTAGATGCTTTAAGAAATGTAGAAGATCCAGATTTAAAGAAAGATTTGGTGACACTTAATATGATAGAAAACTTGGTGATTGATGGCCATAACATCAGTTTCTCTGTAGTGCTTACTACACCAGCTTGTCCTATGAAAGACATGTTAGAGAACGCTTGTAGAAATGCCATTAAACATTTCGTTAGTCAAGATGCGGTACTCAACATCCACATGACAAGTCGTGTAACGACACCCAAAACACAGTTTTCTGCTCAAATAAAAAATATCATCGCGGTTTCATCAGGTAAAGGCGGAGTAGGAAAGTCTACCGTGGCGGCAAATTTAGCCATTGGTTTAAGTTTAACCGGGGCAAAAGTAGGTTTAATAGATGCTGATATATATGGTCCATCTGTACCTATCATGTTTGGTTTAGAAGATGCAAAACCCAATGTAAGTGAAGTTAATGGAAAAACCAGTATAGAGCCTATTGAAAAGTATGGTATTAAATTATTATCAATTGGCTTTTTTACAGACCCAGGGCAGCCTGTGCCATGGAGAGGGCCAATGGCTTCTACCGCTGTAAAGCAGCTTTTTAACGATGCTGATTGGGGCGAATTAGATTATTTAATTGTTGATTTACCTCCCGGTACAGGTGATATCCATATTACCATTACCCAAACTTTCCCTATAGCTGGTGCCGTTATTGTAACTACACCACAACAAGTAGCCGTTGCTGATGCAACTAAAGGTATTGGCATGTTTATGATGAATAGCATTAACGTTCCTATTTTAGGCGTGGTAGAAAATATGTCTTACTTTACCCCTGCCGAGCTGCCAAACAATAAATATTATGTTTTTGGTAAAGATGGCGGTAAGAAAATGGCAGAAAAATATAATGTCCCTTTCCTTGGCGAATTACCTTTAGTACAAAGCGTAAGTGAAGCTGGCGATAGCGGTGAACCTATTATCTTAGCCGATAAGGGTTTAGTAGCAAAAGCCTATATAGAACTTGCACAAAAAGTAGCACAACAATTGGCAATTAAAAATGACATGGCAAAAGCATAA
- a CDS encoding biosynthetic peptidoglycan transglycosylase, translating to MRFFTSRFKQFKYKKTVIITLSVLFLVFIAGGVTAYLKREALLEKVINKAVNKAKSKYNLNVKIGSYAFSGLSTVHFSNITIIPEQRDSLANIADFTVGIKLFPLLFGDVKISELKLNDALISLVKKDSISNYDFLFKKDTTTKTEKKELDLADLANKLIHQALDKIPDDMAIQNFKITFKEDTTQLSIFTKTATIIDNDVKSTIIINDNLATWHVDGTAEPSDQQLDLKLYANNKKVEFPYLENKYGLKLNFDTVRTVMSSAEKSGSDFEITGNWSVKNLLINHPKIAANDIVVPDGSIDAKLVIGENSVAVDSSSVVHLGNATLHPFVKLTLGAHKIYELKLKAEEQEAQEIFNAFPHGLFESLEGIQVKGKLKYGLNFYLDSKKPDDVIFTSSLTASPDFKITRFGKTNFQKINKDFVYTPYEKGKPVRNIIVGPQNPNFVAIEDISPNIKNALLTSEDPSFYSHNGFVEESIRQSIATNFKAKSFKRGGSTISMQLVKNIYLNRQKTLARKIEEILIVWLIEHENLSSKNRMYEVYLNIIEWGRNVYGIGEAANYYFGKHPSQLSIGEAIYLAYIVPKPKSSLYAWQSDGSLKSYLRGYFNLIGGLMVRRGYAQQDSSVYGYYGIRLRESLRQQIAPSDTIPDSLAQDDENSLFNLFNIKKDSTVVPKEKFLKQLFEADKKDTASKSQREIRQERRQRRKEGLNN from the coding sequence ATGAGGTTTTTTACGAGCAGATTTAAGCAATTCAAATACAAAAAAACAGTCATCATTACCCTATCAGTACTGTTTTTGGTATTTATAGCGGGTGGTGTTACAGCCTATTTAAAGCGTGAAGCTTTACTAGAAAAGGTCATTAATAAGGCGGTTAATAAGGCAAAATCTAAGTATAATTTAAATGTAAAAATTGGTTCTTACGCGTTTTCGGGCTTAAGTACTGTACATTTTAGTAATATTACCATTATACCAGAACAAAGAGATTCTTTAGCAAACATTGCTGATTTTACTGTGGGTATTAAACTTTTCCCTCTCCTTTTTGGGGATGTTAAAATATCTGAGCTAAAGCTTAACGATGCGCTTATTTCTTTGGTAAAGAAAGATAGCATCAGCAATTACGATTTCTTGTTTAAGAAAGATACCACTACAAAAACAGAGAAAAAAGAGCTAGATCTTGCAGACTTAGCCAATAAACTTATCCACCAGGCATTAGATAAAATACCTGATGATATGGCTATCCAAAACTTTAAAATAACCTTTAAAGAAGATACCACCCAACTAAGCATCTTCACAAAAACAGCCACCATTATTGATAACGACGTAAAATCTACCATCATCATCAATGATAATTTAGCCACTTGGCATGTAGATGGCACAGCAGAACCTAGCGACCAACAGCTTGATTTAAAACTGTATGCTAACAACAAAAAGGTAGAATTTCCTTACCTAGAAAATAAATATGGCTTAAAATTAAATTTTGATACCGTAAGAACGGTGATGAGTAGCGCAGAAAAATCAGGCTCTGATTTTGAGATCACTGGAAATTGGTCTGTTAAAAACTTATTAATTAACCACCCCAAAATTGCTGCTAATGATATTGTAGTACCTGATGGAAGTATAGATGCTAAATTGGTTATTGGGGAGAATAGTGTTGCGGTTGATAGCAGCTCGGTAGTGCATTTAGGTAATGCTACCCTTCATCCTTTTGTGAAACTAACTTTAGGAGCGCATAAAATTTACGAGCTTAAGCTAAAGGCAGAGGAGCAAGAGGCGCAAGAAATTTTTAATGCCTTTCCGCATGGTTTATTTGAATCTTTAGAAGGTATCCAAGTAAAAGGAAAATTAAAATATGGCCTTAATTTTTACTTGGATAGTAAAAAACCAGATGATGTAATTTTCACTTCTTCTTTAACCGCCAGCCCTGATTTTAAAATTACCAGATTTGGCAAAACCAATTTCCAGAAAATTAATAAGGACTTTGTTTATACACCTTATGAAAAAGGGAAACCTGTAAGAAATATCATCGTGGGACCGCAAAATCCAAATTTTGTGGCCATTGAAGATATTTCTCCGAATATTAAAAATGCTCTTCTAACTTCAGAAGACCCTTCATTTTACTCCCATAATGGTTTTGTTGAAGAATCTATCAGGCAATCTATTGCTACCAATTTTAAAGCAAAATCTTTTAAAAGGGGAGGTAGCACTATTTCTATGCAACTGGTGAAAAACATTTACCTCAACAGGCAAAAAACTCTAGCTCGTAAAATTGAAGAAATATTAATTGTTTGGCTGATAGAGCATGAAAATTTAAGCTCTAAAAACCGCATGTATGAGGTTTATTTGAATATTATTGAGTGGGGCAGAAATGTTTATGGTATTGGTGAAGCGGCCAACTATTATTTTGGTAAGCATCCATCGCAATTAAGCATTGGTGAGGCTATTTATTTAGCTTATATCGTACCTAAACCAAAATCTTCTTTATATGCTTGGCAATCAGACGGCAGCTTAAAATCTTATTTAAGAGGCTATTTTAACTTAATTGGCGGTTTAATGGTCAGAAGAGGCTATGCCCAACAAGACTCTAGTGTATATGGTTATTATGGCATAAGATTAAGAGAAAGTTTAAGACAACAAATAGCTCCTTCAGATACTATTCCGGATAGTTTAGCCCAGGATGATGAAAATAGCTTATTTAACCTCTTCAACATTAAAAAAGATTCTACTGTAGTACCTAAAGAGAAATTCTTGAAACAACTTTTTGAAGCTGATAAGAAAGATACTGCTTCAAAATCTCAGAGAGAAATAAGACAAGAACGCAGACAAAGAAGAAAAGAAGGCTTAAATAATTAG
- a CDS encoding glycoside hydrolase family 15 protein: MEKHTYQTGIIGNCSYIAHVHKNTNITWLCWPRFDSSFVFGSMLDTKKGGEFSIAPSSAYTSKQYYLENTNILCTEITTESGRYKVTDFAPRFQQFERYFKPLMLIRKVQLLEGNPHIKIKCQPVYDYGKSELEVIRGSNHIEYTGCGEKIRLSTNAPLSYILEDQYFILKDTLYLFLTFGEPLEGPIQTTADRFLNQTTSYWRTWIKRSSIGDFYQEQVIRSALALKIHQYEDTGAIIAASTTSLPEFPGSGRNWDYRFCWLRDTYYVINALHHIGHFEETEKYFDYITDISFEEGLRYQPLYSISRQKNLVEKIADHLEGYLGNGPVRIGNQAYEHIQNDIYGQALISLLPLYTDHRFVFSERKDSASLVEVALRRIEHTIDEVDAGIWEFRNSAYLHCYSNLFQWAGCSAAAKIARTINDEALEEKAVSLMKRAAKHIEDCYDPVRKVYTHAVGSPHLDASTLQLIMMNYLDPQSERAKNHLIALENELKTPNGLFYRYLHADDFGKPETTFLICAFWYVEALACVGRVDDAIREFEKLMKYANHLMLFSEDVDEETGSQWGNFPQAYSHVGLMNAAYRISNKLNRPLYL; encoded by the coding sequence ATGGAAAAACATACTTACCAAACTGGTATTATAGGAAACTGTTCTTACATAGCGCATGTACATAAAAACACCAATATCACTTGGTTATGCTGGCCTAGGTTTGATAGTTCTTTTGTTTTTGGAAGTATGCTTGACACTAAAAAAGGTGGAGAATTCTCCATAGCTCCTTCATCAGCATATACCTCTAAGCAATATTATTTAGAGAATACCAACATTTTGTGTACAGAAATCACGACAGAAAGTGGCAGGTATAAGGTAACCGATTTTGCACCGCGTTTTCAACAGTTTGAAAGGTATTTTAAACCTTTAATGCTGATAAGAAAGGTTCAGCTTTTAGAAGGTAATCCTCATATTAAAATAAAATGCCAACCGGTTTATGATTATGGTAAAAGTGAGCTTGAAGTTATTAGAGGTTCAAACCATATTGAATATACTGGTTGTGGCGAAAAGATAAGATTATCTACCAATGCACCGCTTTCCTATATTTTAGAAGACCAATATTTTATCCTTAAAGATACTTTATACCTTTTTTTAACTTTTGGAGAACCTTTAGAAGGCCCTATACAAACCACGGCAGATAGGTTTTTAAACCAAACTACAAGTTATTGGAGAACATGGATAAAACGTTCTTCTATTGGCGATTTTTATCAGGAGCAGGTGATAAGATCGGCCTTAGCCTTAAAAATACACCAGTATGAAGATACCGGAGCTATTATTGCTGCCAGCACTACAAGCTTACCAGAATTCCCAGGAAGTGGCCGAAATTGGGATTACAGATTTTGCTGGCTCAGAGATACTTATTATGTGATAAATGCCTTACACCATATTGGCCATTTTGAGGAAACAGAGAAATACTTTGATTATATAACAGATATTTCTTTTGAAGAAGGTTTACGCTATCAGCCGCTTTACAGTATATCCCGACAAAAAAATTTAGTTGAGAAAATTGCAGACCATTTAGAAGGCTATTTAGGAAATGGCCCGGTAAGAATTGGCAACCAAGCTTATGAGCATATACAGAATGATATTTATGGCCAAGCACTTATTTCTTTATTGCCTTTATATACCGATCATCGCTTTGTTTTTTCAGAAAGAAAAGATTCTGCTTCTTTAGTTGAGGTAGCTTTAAGAAGGATAGAGCATACCATAGATGAAGTTGACGCCGGCATTTGGGAGTTTAGAAATAGTGCTTATTTACATTGCTATAGTAACCTTTTCCAGTGGGCTGGTTGTAGCGCAGCCGCAAAAATTGCCAGAACCATCAATGATGAAGCCTTAGAAGAAAAAGCAGTTTCTTTGATGAAAAGAGCCGCAAAACATATTGAAGATTGTTATGACCCCGTTCGTAAAGTTTATACACATGCCGTTGGTAGTCCGCATTTAGATGCAAGCACCTTACAGCTGATTATGATGAACTATCTAGACCCACAATCTGAAAGAGCAAAAAACCATTTAATAGCTTTAGAAAACGAGTTAAAAACGCCAAATGGCTTATTTTATCGCTATTTACATGCCGATGATTTTGGAAAACCAGAAACAACTTTCTTGATATGTGCTTTTTGGTATGTAGAAGCGCTAGCTTGTGTTGGTAGGGTTGATGATGCCATAAGAGAGTTTGAAAAACTAATGAAATATGCTAACCACTTGATGCTCTTTAGCGAGGATGTTGATGAAGAAACGGGTAGCCAATGGGGTAATTTCCCACAAGCTTACAGTCATGTTGGTTTAATGAATGCTGCTTATAGGATTTCTAATAAATTGAATAGGCCTTTGTATTTGTGA
- a CDS encoding bifunctional alpha,alpha-trehalose-phosphate synthase (UDP-forming)/trehalose-phosphatase, whose translation MSRTIIVSNRLPVKISKEESSFTLKVSEGGLATGLGSVYKQDDNIWIGWCGTEINDDEEKAQVIALLQKENLLPVFLSEEEILNYYEGFSNEILWPIFHYMSTYAQFEQKYWDYYQAVNQKFKQEVLAIAQPGDTIWIHDYQLLLLPKLIRDELKDVSIGFFQHIPFPSFELFRLIPWRAELLNGMLGADLIGFHTYDDVRHFTSSATRSIPVHATANIIQVADRNVLIDAFPMGIDAEKFESLSKDSKVQEEIANYNEILKDSKVILSVDRLDYSKGILQRLMAFEKVLTDNPEYIEKISLHMIVVPSRDSIAQYKELRDDIDKMVGNINARFRTSSWHPIHYFYRSFPVETLVALYSRADICLVTPMRDGMNLVSKEYIASRKDKGVLILSEMAGASKELADALIVNPNNLGEMYRAIIQAIEMPEEEQKSRMLALKDLVNKFDIHHWVKIFMDQLADIKVAEGIRKAKSVNANLQETFVKQMQEAQKRVFFLDYDGTLVGFKAEIDKAYPDEELYELLKDLNADARNQLVIISGRKYETLEQWFGHLDIDLIAEHGAWQKINGQYWATIPGLSDNWKTKVRSMLEAYSDRTPGSFIEEKRFSLAWHFRKVEKGLGELRANELESNLRYLTREMGLQVLAGNKVLEIKSSDINKGKAAFSYILDKDFDFMMALGDDHTDEDTFQQLPQRAITIKVGSSVSAANYYINSVEDVRSFLKKFVV comes from the coding sequence ATGAGCAGAACCATTATCGTATCTAACAGATTACCCGTAAAAATTTCTAAAGAGGAAAGCAGTTTTACCCTTAAAGTGAGCGAAGGAGGTTTGGCAACTGGTTTAGGCTCGGTCTATAAACAAGACGATAATATTTGGATAGGCTGGTGCGGTACAGAAATTAATGATGATGAGGAGAAAGCCCAAGTAATAGCGCTTCTCCAAAAGGAAAACCTATTACCAGTTTTTTTAAGCGAGGAAGAAATTTTGAACTATTACGAAGGCTTTTCTAACGAAATACTTTGGCCCATTTTCCATTACATGAGTACCTACGCCCAGTTTGAGCAAAAATATTGGGATTATTATCAAGCGGTAAATCAGAAATTTAAACAAGAAGTTTTGGCTATAGCACAGCCCGGCGATACCATCTGGATACATGATTACCAACTTTTATTGCTCCCAAAATTAATAAGAGACGAGTTAAAAGATGTTTCCATAGGCTTTTTTCAACATATCCCTTTTCCATCTTTTGAGCTTTTTAGGTTGATACCTTGGCGGGCCGAATTATTAAATGGGATGCTTGGCGCTGATTTAATTGGTTTTCATACTTACGATGATGTGAGGCATTTTACCAGTTCGGCAACACGTTCTATTCCTGTTCATGCAACAGCAAACATCATTCAGGTGGCAGATAGAAATGTTTTAATTGATGCCTTCCCGATGGGTATTGATGCTGAAAAATTTGAAAGCCTAAGCAAAGACAGCAAAGTACAAGAAGAAATAGCCAATTATAACGAGATTTTAAAAGACTCTAAAGTGATACTTTCTGTAGATAGGCTAGATTATAGCAAAGGCATTTTACAACGCCTCATGGCTTTTGAGAAAGTTTTAACAGATAACCCAGAGTATATAGAGAAAATCTCTTTACACATGATTGTAGTGCCATCAAGAGATAGTATAGCACAGTATAAAGAGCTTAGAGATGATATTGATAAAATGGTTGGTAACATCAATGCTCGTTTCAGAACATCATCTTGGCATCCTATCCATTATTTCTATCGCTCTTTTCCGGTAGAAACCTTAGTGGCTTTATACAGCCGGGCAGATATTTGTTTGGTTACCCCGATGCGAGATGGGATGAACTTAGTAAGCAAAGAATACATTGCAAGCAGAAAAGATAAGGGCGTTCTTATTTTAAGTGAAATGGCAGGGGCCTCTAAAGAACTTGCCGATGCGCTTATTGTTAACCCTAATAATTTGGGCGAGATGTACCGAGCCATCATCCAAGCTATAGAAATGCCAGAAGAAGAGCAAAAATCTAGAATGTTGGCTTTAAAAGATTTAGTAAACAAGTTTGATATACACCATTGGGTAAAGATATTTATGGATCAATTAGCAGATATTAAAGTAGCAGAGGGTATTAGAAAAGCAAAAAGTGTAAATGCTAACCTACAAGAAACCTTTGTAAAGCAAATGCAAGAAGCACAAAAAAGGGTTTTCTTTCTAGATTATGATGGTACTTTGGTTGGCTTTAAAGCCGAGATTGATAAAGCTTACCCTGATGAGGAATTGTATGAACTTTTAAAAGATTTAAATGCCGATGCTCGTAATCAACTGGTCATTATTAGCGGTAGAAAATACGAAACTCTAGAGCAATGGTTTGGCCATTTAGATATTGATTTAATTGCTGAGCATGGCGCCTGGCAAAAAATAAACGGCCAATATTGGGCAACTATACCCGGCTTATCTGACAATTGGAAAACTAAAGTGAGGTCTATGTTAGAAGCCTACTCAGACCGTACACCGGGTTCTTTTATAGAAGAAAAACGTTTTTCTTTAGCCTGGCATTTTAGAAAAGTAGAAAAAGGCTTGGGCGAGTTAAGAGCTAATGAACTAGAAAGTAATTTACGTTACCTTACCCGCGAAATGGGTTTACAAGTATTGGCCGGAAACAAGGTTTTAGAAATTAAAAGTAGTGATATCAATAAAGGAAAAGCCGCTTTTTCTTATATCCTAGATAAAGATTTTGATTTTATGATGGCTTTAGGTGATGACCATACCGATGAAGACACCTTTCAGCAACTCCCTCAAAGAGCCATCACCATAAAAGTAGGAAGCAGCGTATCTGCAGCAAATTATTACATCAATAGCGTAGAAGATGTACGCAGTTTTCTTAAAAAGTTTGTGGTGTAG
- a CDS encoding mechanosensitive ion channel family protein, translating into MESLNTYLGRISGYMPDYVWNLMVLMVAFLMGSIIKQLILKAGSYYKKTDGFSFIKSALRYASKPLSLLLPIFVFNLMIPLLKLGPVFIKIIHKSVEIAFIIVFAYLLINIINIIQDFILHSYSLQKDDNLRERRILTQLQFIRKFFVAFIILLTIAAVLFSFEGMRKIGAGLLTGVGIGGIIIGFAAQKSLGNLLAGFQIAFTQPIRIDDVLVVENEWGKVEEITLTYVVLHIWDHRRLILPINYFIEKPFQNWTRTSSDILGTVFIYTDYNIPLDALREEFIRLLNQTKLWDKKVQVIQVTDAKEQTIEIRALMSASNSSKAFDLRCYIRENLIDFIQKNFPDSLPKLRASFNAESEISQTEKAS; encoded by the coding sequence ATGGAGAGTTTGAACACTTATTTAGGAAGAATATCGGGCTATATGCCAGACTATGTTTGGAATCTTATGGTTTTAATGGTTGCATTTTTAATGGGCTCCATCATTAAACAACTTATTCTTAAAGCCGGCAGTTATTACAAAAAAACGGATGGTTTTTCTTTCATTAAATCGGCCTTGCGATATGCTAGTAAACCTTTAAGTTTATTGCTTCCCATATTTGTTTTTAACTTGATGATTCCCTTACTAAAACTGGGGCCTGTTTTTATCAAAATCATTCATAAAAGTGTAGAAATTGCCTTTATTATTGTTTTCGCCTACTTGTTAATTAATATCATCAACATCATTCAGGATTTTATTTTACATTCTTACAGCCTACAAAAAGATGATAATTTAAGAGAAAGGCGCATTCTTACACAGCTGCAATTTATCAGGAAATTTTTTGTGGCTTTTATCATCTTACTTACCATAGCTGCGGTACTTTTTAGCTTTGAGGGGATGCGTAAAATAGGTGCTGGCTTGCTTACTGGTGTGGGTATTGGCGGTATTATTATAGGCTTTGCTGCGCAAAAATCTTTAGGAAACTTATTAGCAGGTTTTCAAATTGCTTTTACGCAACCTATCCGTATTGATGATGTTTTGGTAGTTGAAAACGAATGGGGTAAAGTAGAAGAAATTACGCTTACTTATGTGGTTTTACATATTTGGGACCACCGCCGTTTAATTTTACCTATTAATTATTTTATTGAAAAACCATTTCAAAACTGGACCAGAACCTCTTCTGATATTTTAGGAACTGTTTTCATTTATACCGATTATAATATCCCTTTAGATGCTTTAAGAGAAGAATTTATAAGATTGTTAAACCAAACAAAACTTTGGGATAAAAAGGTACAAGTGATACAAGTAACCGATGCTAAAGAGCAAACCATAGAAATTAGAGCTTTAATGAGTGCTAGCAATTCATCAAAAGCATTTGATTTGAGATGCTATATCAGAGAAAATTTAATTGATTTTATACAAAAGAATTTCCCTGATAGCTTACCAAAATTAAGAGCCAGCTTTAATGCAGAATCAGAAATCTCTCAAACTGAAAAAGCTTCATAA
- a CDS encoding NAD(P)H-dependent oxidoreductase, with product MNAQNIIDKLNWRYATKAFDASRKLSAEQLEHLLSAVQLAPSSYGLQPYKVLVVSNPEVREKLKAAAYNQTQITDASEIIVFATYKDFNLSHVDDFANNIVATRGITKADIQGYIDVMNGAVSSRDQQQLQIWNTRQAYIGLGILLETAALLDIDACPMEGFSVEQFDDILGLSALNLTSVVVTAVGYRSAEDGYQHYKKVRKSKEDLFIKI from the coding sequence ATGAACGCACAAAATATTATTGATAAATTAAATTGGAGATACGCTACCAAAGCATTTGATGCTTCACGTAAATTAAGTGCAGAGCAGCTAGAACATTTATTAAGCGCTGTGCAACTTGCGCCAAGTTCTTATGGTTTACAACCTTATAAGGTATTGGTAGTTAGTAACCCTGAAGTTAGAGAAAAACTAAAAGCGGCAGCATATAACCAAACACAAATTACTGATGCTTCCGAAATTATTGTTTTTGCTACTTATAAAGACTTTAATTTATCTCATGTAGATGATTTTGCAAACAACATAGTAGCAACAAGAGGCATTACAAAGGCAGACATACAAGGTTATATTGATGTCATGAATGGTGCGGTAAGCTCTAGAGACCAACAACAATTACAAATCTGGAATACAAGACAAGCTTATATAGGCTTAGGTATTTTATTAGAAACAGCAGCTTTATTAGACATTGATGCTTGCCCTATGGAAGGTTTTAGTGTAGAACAGTTTGATGACATATTAGGTTTATCAGCTTTAAACTTAACCAGTGTTGTTGTTACTGCTGTGGGTTACCGTTCTGCAGAAGATGGCTACCAACATTACAAAAAAGTAAGAAAATCTAAAGAAGATTTATTTATTAAAATTTAA